One genomic region from Prevotella sp. Rep29 encodes:
- a CDS encoding carcinine hydrolase/isopenicillin-N N-acyltransferase family protein has product MRNSKILFYSFLMLLVWGVIPKAEACTSVIVSGKMTKDGRPILFKNRDTSRTNNVAVLVQGERYRYIGIVAADDMKPQAAWGGHNETGFAIINTAAYNLNGCEGKDSNGDGEFIRRALEICSSLEDFEHLLDTLPKPMDINSNFGVMDAKGGCAYYETGSNSYVKFDVNDPSVAPDGYLMRTNHGMTGCRSIDIGVERYMAITDFMADTYKAGKIDMEHILTVVPRYLTHGLTKINLYDIMPKNYDDTKMFAFRDYITRWSTASAILIQGVKTGESPLMTVSWTNIGWPAASVAIPLLITPSGVMPTIVGHGADGSSWLCQKAFAQKEKVFNAASGNVHDYIDISKLINQAGTGILQRVLPIEEKIIESGKTMIEQMRKGKKADKLAGEYYRWVDAYVQEVYPQ; this is encoded by the coding sequence ATGCGGAACAGTAAGATATTGTTTTATTCGTTTTTGATGCTTCTCGTGTGGGGTGTCATACCCAAGGCAGAAGCATGTACGTCGGTCATCGTGTCGGGAAAGATGACGAAGGATGGTCGTCCGATTCTTTTCAAGAACCGCGATACCAGTCGTACCAATAACGTAGCCGTCTTGGTGCAGGGTGAACGCTATAGATATATCGGTATCGTAGCTGCTGACGACATGAAGCCTCAGGCTGCTTGGGGCGGGCACAACGAGACGGGGTTTGCCATCATCAATACTGCCGCCTATAACCTGAATGGTTGTGAAGGAAAAGACTCTAACGGTGACGGCGAGTTCATACGGCGTGCGTTGGAAATATGTAGTTCGCTGGAAGACTTCGAGCATCTGTTGGACACCTTGCCCAAGCCGATGGATATCAACTCCAACTTCGGCGTGATGGATGCAAAAGGTGGCTGCGCCTATTATGAGACCGGTAGCAATAGCTATGTGAAGTTCGATGTGAATGACCCTTCTGTTGCCCCAGATGGATACCTGATGCGTACCAACCACGGCATGACGGGTTGTCGCAGTATAGATATCGGTGTGGAACGCTATATGGCAATCACCGATTTCATGGCAGACACATACAAAGCAGGAAAGATAGACATGGAGCATATTTTGACGGTGGTTCCACGCTATCTGACGCACGGACTGACGAAAATCAATCTCTACGACATCATGCCGAAAAACTATGACGATACGAAGATGTTTGCTTTTCGCGACTATATTACCCGTTGGAGCACAGCTTCTGCCATTCTGATTCAAGGAGTCAAGACCGGAGAATCGCCACTGATGACCGTCAGTTGGACCAATATCGGATGGCCTGCGGCATCGGTGGCAATACCATTGTTGATTACTCCTTCAGGTGTGATGCCAACAATTGTCGGACATGGTGCAGACGGAAGTTCATGGCTCTGCCAGAAAGCATTTGCGCAGAAAGAAAAGGTGTTCAACGCAGCATCGGGAAACGTGCACGACTATATTGATATCTCCAAGCTCATCAATCAGGCTGGTACAGGTATCTTGCAGCGAGTGCTCCCTATAGAAGAAAAGATAATAGAAAGTGGAAAAACAATGATTGAGCAGATGAGGAAAGGCAAGAAGGCGGATAAGTTGGCGGGCGAGTATTACCGCTGGGTGGACGCTTATGTGCAGGAAGTCTATCCTCAATAA
- a CDS encoding bifunctional UDP-N-acetylmuramoyl-tripeptide:D-alanyl-D-alanine ligase/alanine racemase, giving the protein MIYTIDKIAEVIHGQRVGTAFTHVAFLLTDSRSLGFPEETLFFALKTERNDGHRYIPELYQRGVRSFVVEEAPSDWAESYPEANFLVVDSSFKALQTLARWHRECISVPVVGITGSNGKTVVKEWLFQLLSPQMNITRSPRSYNSQVGVPLSLWLLNEQTQLGVIEAGISQPGEMEALQQMIQPTVGVLTSIGGAHQENFSSLEEKCREKLRLFASSRAIIYCADDELAARLIRETYADRQLVAWSMKSAACPLYINKVEKRASETIIEFVYQGAAGSYTLPLIDDASVQNSIHCIAVALYLQVGVDEICAQMARLEPVAMRLEVKEGQHGCTLINDSYNSDIHSLDIALDFMNRRPDHDGRKRTLILSDIQQTGMDDATLYCKVSDLISTRGVQKFIGIGPHIKAQSALFGVAERFFFDSCEELIRAPEFAQLRNEVILLKGARSFGFDQLTELLVKKVHETILEVNLSALVSNLNYYRSFLHPTTKLVCMIKADGYGAGAVEVAKTLQDHRVDYLAVAVADEGVALRNNGITANIMVMNPEMSSFKTLFDYRLEPEVYSFRLLDALVRAARHHGVAGFPVHVKLDTGMHRLGFHPVADMDELISRLQGQRALIPRSVFSHFAGADSDELDAFSDEQFALFAQGSERLQAAFSHKILRHICNSAGIEHFPERQMDMCRLGLGLYGVSPRDNRVLANVCTLKTTILQMREVPATETVGYGRRGVLGRDSVIAAVPIGYADGLSRKLGNGRSFALVNGKEAPYVGNICMDVAMLDVTGIDCEEGDSVEIFGDHLPVTRLSDVMDTIPYEVLTGISNRVKRVYFQD; this is encoded by the coding sequence ATGATATATACAATAGACAAAATAGCAGAAGTGATTCACGGGCAACGGGTAGGAACAGCTTTCACGCACGTTGCTTTCCTGTTGACGGACAGCCGCTCGCTCGGTTTTCCTGAAGAAACATTGTTCTTCGCTCTAAAGACGGAACGCAACGATGGACATCGTTACATCCCTGAGCTCTATCAGCGCGGCGTGCGCAGTTTCGTGGTGGAGGAGGCTCCGAGTGATTGGGCTGAGTCCTATCCTGAAGCGAACTTCCTCGTGGTGGATAGTTCGTTCAAGGCATTGCAGACGCTGGCACGCTGGCATCGTGAGTGCATATCCGTTCCAGTGGTGGGCATTACCGGAAGTAATGGAAAGACGGTGGTGAAAGAATGGCTCTTCCAGTTGCTCTCACCGCAGATGAACATCACGCGTTCACCGCGAAGCTACAACTCGCAGGTGGGTGTGCCTCTTTCGCTTTGGCTGTTGAACGAGCAGACCCAGTTGGGGGTGATAGAGGCAGGCATCAGTCAGCCTGGCGAGATGGAGGCTTTGCAACAGATGATACAGCCGACCGTCGGAGTGCTGACAAGCATTGGCGGTGCCCATCAGGAGAATTTCTCGTCGCTGGAAGAGAAGTGTCGCGAGAAACTCCGTCTGTTTGCTTCTTCGAGAGCCATTATTTACTGTGCCGACGACGAGTTGGCTGCGCGCCTCATCCGAGAGACCTATGCTGACAGGCAGTTGGTGGCGTGGTCAATGAAATCAGCGGCGTGTCCTTTATATATAAATAAGGTGGAGAAGCGGGCGAGCGAGACGATTATTGAGTTCGTGTATCAAGGCGCAGCGGGCAGCTACACGTTGCCGTTGATTGACGATGCTTCGGTGCAGAACTCCATTCACTGCATCGCCGTGGCTTTGTATTTGCAAGTTGGCGTCGATGAGATATGTGCGCAGATGGCTCGTCTGGAGCCTGTTGCCATGCGCCTTGAGGTAAAGGAAGGGCAGCACGGGTGTACGCTCATCAATGATTCTTATAACTCTGACATCCACTCTCTGGACATTGCGCTCGACTTTATGAACCGCCGTCCCGACCACGACGGGCGGAAGCGGACGCTCATTTTGAGCGACATTCAGCAGACGGGGATGGACGATGCGACGCTCTATTGCAAGGTTTCCGACTTGATTTCGACGCGCGGAGTGCAGAAATTCATCGGTATCGGACCGCATATTAAGGCGCAGTCGGCGCTCTTCGGTGTGGCTGAGCGTTTCTTTTTCGATAGCTGTGAGGAGTTGATCAGGGCTCCGGAGTTTGCGCAGCTTCGCAACGAAGTGATTCTCCTGAAGGGTGCCCGCTCGTTCGGTTTTGATCAGTTGACGGAGCTGTTGGTGAAGAAAGTGCACGAGACGATTCTCGAAGTGAACCTCAGTGCGCTGGTCAGCAATCTGAACTATTACCGTTCGTTCCTCCATCCGACGACCAAACTGGTTTGTATGATTAAGGCTGACGGCTATGGCGCGGGTGCCGTGGAGGTGGCAAAGACGCTGCAAGACCACCGCGTGGACTATCTGGCGGTGGCAGTGGCTGATGAGGGAGTGGCGCTTCGGAACAACGGTATCACGGCGAATATTATGGTGATGAATCCGGAGATGTCGTCGTTCAAGACGCTGTTTGACTATCGTCTGGAGCCGGAAGTGTATTCTTTCCGCCTGCTGGATGCGCTGGTCAGGGCGGCGCGGCACCACGGTGTGGCTGGCTTCCCCGTACATGTGAAACTTGATACGGGTATGCACCGGCTCGGATTCCATCCCGTTGCGGACATGGATGAGCTGATTAGCCGTCTGCAGGGGCAGAGGGCGTTGATTCCGCGGTCGGTGTTCTCGCACTTCGCGGGTGCCGACAGCGATGAGCTTGATGCGTTCTCTGACGAGCAGTTTGCGCTCTTTGCGCAGGGCAGTGAGCGTCTTCAGGCGGCGTTCTCGCATAAAATCCTGCGGCATATATGCAACTCTGCGGGCATAGAGCACTTCCCTGAGCGTCAGATGGATATGTGTAGGCTCGGGCTTGGCTTGTACGGTGTGTCGCCGAGGGATAACCGCGTGTTGGCGAATGTATGTACGTTGAAGACCACAATCTTGCAAATGCGCGAGGTGCCGGCGACGGAAACGGTGGGCTACGGTCGTCGCGGCGTGCTCGGGCGAGACAGTGTGATTGCCGCTGTGCCCATCGGTTATGCCGACGGTCTTTCACGGAAGTTGGGCAACGGGCGCTCGTTTGCCTTGGTGAACGGGAAGGAAGCGCCTTACGTTGGTAATATTTGCATGGACGTTGCGATGCTGGACGTGACTGGAATCGACTGCGAAGAGGGCGACAGTGTTGAGATTTTCGGCGACCATCTGCCTGTCACGCGGCTTTCAGACGTGATGGATACGATTCCGTACGAGGTGCTCACGGGCATCAGCAATCGGGTGAAGCGGGTTTATTTTCAGGATTAA
- the rmuC gene encoding DNA recombination protein RmuC codes for MIAVYVIIGVAAGFFIGFFFMKQRALTAESNVRQQLNDQRAESERQLAASFQQQLQELSAAKGEAERLRAVAETQLSEQQRHAEDMRSEILAQAETRNRLMQEEVKNMAERMLKDSRHELTTADKERLDALLTPLRQQLDTFAKAVSENSRHSEAHKTEIKTAFEEAMKKLHDEQERTVRELREQTERIGNDAASLTQALKGDSKAQGDWGEMILDKTLEDCGLIKGEQYSLQETYRDGEGNIFRPDAVVNFPNGERIVIDAKVSLTAYLEAARCDDQQKREALLREHVASVRRHVDELTVKNYDRLVEGSIGYVLMFLPYESGYAAALRTDPSVLQYAYKRKVIIISPANLLMTLQLTHTMWQNYRMNRNVEEIMRQSSDLYDKFVTFAETFLRIDRDIETLRQHFETARGQLSEGKGNVVRRLENMKQLGVSPKKSLPDDMKGGEA; via the coding sequence ATGATAGCAGTATATGTAATAATAGGTGTGGCAGCCGGTTTCTTTATCGGTTTCTTCTTCATGAAACAGCGTGCACTCACTGCAGAGAGCAACGTGAGGCAGCAGTTGAACGACCAGCGCGCGGAGTCGGAGCGGCAGTTGGCGGCAAGTTTTCAGCAACAGTTGCAGGAGCTCTCGGCTGCGAAGGGCGAGGCAGAGCGGCTCCGTGCGGTGGCTGAGACGCAGCTGAGCGAGCAGCAGCGGCATGCGGAGGACATGCGTTCGGAGATTCTTGCTCAGGCAGAGACGCGCAATCGCCTCATGCAGGAAGAGGTTAAGAACATGGCGGAGCGAATGCTCAAGGACAGTCGGCACGAGCTGACGACCGCCGACAAGGAGCGTCTGGACGCGTTGCTTACGCCGTTGCGGCAGCAACTCGACACCTTTGCGAAGGCTGTGAGCGAAAACAGCCGCCACAGCGAAGCCCACAAGACGGAGATAAAGACGGCGTTTGAGGAGGCGATGAAGAAGCTGCACGACGAGCAGGAGCGAACGGTGCGCGAGCTTCGGGAGCAGACCGAGCGTATCGGCAACGATGCGGCGAGCCTCACACAGGCGCTCAAAGGTGATTCAAAGGCACAGGGAGACTGGGGCGAAATGATATTGGACAAGACGCTTGAGGACTGCGGTCTCATCAAGGGCGAGCAATACTCGCTGCAGGAAACTTATCGCGACGGGGAGGGGAACATCTTCCGTCCGGATGCCGTGGTCAACTTCCCGAACGGCGAGCGAATAGTGATTGACGCGAAAGTGTCGCTCACTGCCTATCTCGAGGCTGCGCGGTGCGACGACCAGCAGAAGCGGGAAGCCCTGCTTCGGGAGCACGTTGCTTCGGTGCGCCGCCATGTGGATGAGCTCACGGTGAAGAACTATGACCGTCTCGTCGAGGGCAGTATCGGCTACGTGCTGATGTTCCTGCCCTACGAAAGCGGCTACGCTGCGGCGCTGCGCACCGACCCGTCCGTCTTGCAGTATGCCTACAAGCGGAAGGTCATCATCATCTCTCCGGCTAACCTGCTCATGACGCTGCAGCTCACACATACGATGTGGCAGAACTATCGGATGAACCGCAACGTGGAGGAAATCATGCGCCAGTCGAGCGATTTGTACGACAAATTCGTCACGTTCGCAGAGACTTTCCTCCGCATCGACCGCGACATTGAGACGCTGCGCCAGCACTTCGAGACGGCGCGCGGGCAGCTGAGCGAGGGCAAGGGCAACGTCGTCCGCCGATTGGAGAATATGAAGCAGCTCGGCGTCAGCCCCAAGAAGTCGCTGCCCGACGACATGAAGGGAGGCGAGGCATAG
- a CDS encoding nitroreductase family protein, producing MKNIETRRTIRRYTSQEVSEELLQKLLSQASRTQTMGNLQLYSVVVTRDEKMKQRLAPAHFNQTMVTQAPVLLTFCADFRRTTDWCEQRNATPGYDNFLSFINAATDCLLYCQTFCNLAEEEGLGLCYLGTTVYMPQLIIDTLELPPLTMPVATITLGWPDEQPPLTDRLPVDAIIHDEVYRSYTPQRIDAIYGEKEALPENKEFVRINHKETLAQVFTDCRYTKRDNESMSKGLIETLKRQGFL from the coding sequence ATGAAAAACATTGAAACCCGACGCACCATACGACGGTACACATCACAGGAGGTTAGCGAAGAACTGCTCCAAAAACTTCTTTCACAAGCCAGCCGCACGCAGACGATGGGCAACCTGCAGCTATATAGCGTGGTGGTGACGCGCGACGAGAAGATGAAACAGCGTCTTGCACCAGCCCATTTCAATCAAACGATGGTAACACAGGCGCCCGTCCTGCTCACATTCTGTGCCGACTTCCGACGCACGACAGACTGGTGTGAACAACGGAACGCAACGCCAGGTTACGATAATTTCCTCTCGTTTATCAATGCGGCAACCGACTGTCTGCTCTACTGTCAGACATTCTGCAACCTTGCCGAGGAAGAAGGACTCGGGCTCTGCTATTTAGGGACAACCGTTTATATGCCGCAACTCATCATCGACACGCTCGAACTGCCACCACTCACCATGCCCGTTGCAACCATCACCCTCGGATGGCCCGATGAGCAGCCGCCACTCACCGACCGTCTGCCCGTCGATGCAATCATACATGATGAAGTTTATCGGTCTTATACGCCACAACGCATTGATGCCATTTATGGAGAGAAGGAGGCACTACCGGAAAACAAGGAGTTTGTGCGCATCAATCATAAGGAAACATTGGCACAAGTATTCACCGACTGCCGCTACACCAAACGCGATAACGAGAGCATGTCGAAAGGACTCATCGAAACACTAAAGCGACAAGGATTCTTGTAA
- a CDS encoding DegT/DnrJ/EryC1/StrS aminotransferase family protein, whose protein sequence is MIDYLPLNRITALHADEIHQTVSQVVDDGWYLQGKAVKTFEEQYASYIGTDYCVSCANGLDALTLILRAYIELGIMSKGDEVIVPANTYIASILAITENQLTPVLVEPDVQTLEIDDTLIERAITPQTKAIMLVHLYGQCAYTDTIGDICRRYQLKLIEDNAQAHGCTYNNRRTGSIGDAAGHSFYPTKNLGALGDAGAVTTDDRQLATTIRALANYGSPQKHVFDFKGRNSRMDELQAAVLSVKLKYLDTENERRKEIAQSYHQHIDNPLIKVPFAHGDRDHVFHVFPILLSERDRLQKYLEENGVQTSIHYPVAPHQQTCYSEWKHLQLPVTERIHREELSLPCHPAMTDEEAATVIRILNTFK, encoded by the coding sequence ATGATAGACTACCTTCCCCTGAACAGGATTACAGCGTTGCATGCTGACGAAATCCATCAAACCGTCTCCCAAGTGGTGGACGACGGATGGTATTTGCAAGGCAAGGCGGTCAAGACATTTGAAGAACAATATGCTTCATACATCGGTACCGACTATTGCGTATCATGTGCCAACGGACTGGATGCCTTGACACTCATCCTGCGGGCTTATATCGAATTAGGAATCATGAGCAAAGGCGATGAGGTGATTGTTCCTGCCAATACCTATATTGCATCCATTCTTGCCATTACCGAAAACCAACTCACTCCGGTCCTCGTAGAGCCCGACGTGCAAACGTTAGAGATAGACGACACGTTGATTGAACGTGCCATCACTCCGCAAACAAAAGCCATCATGCTCGTACATCTCTATGGACAATGCGCATACACTGACACCATAGGTGACATCTGCCGACGCTACCAGCTAAAACTTATCGAAGACAATGCACAGGCACACGGATGCACCTATAATAACAGGAGAACCGGCAGCATAGGCGATGCTGCAGGACATAGTTTCTATCCCACCAAAAATCTCGGGGCACTTGGCGACGCGGGAGCAGTGACCACTGACGACAGACAATTGGCAACAACCATACGGGCATTGGCAAACTACGGCTCTCCGCAAAAACATGTATTCGACTTCAAAGGACGGAACAGTCGCATGGATGAGTTGCAAGCAGCCGTTTTGTCGGTAAAATTGAAGTATCTTGATACGGAGAATGAACGACGGAAGGAAATCGCGCAATCCTATCATCAACATATTGACAATCCGCTAATTAAAGTTCCGTTCGCTCATGGAGACAGAGACCACGTCTTCCACGTCTTCCCTATCCTCTTATCCGAACGCGACCGATTACAAAAATACTTGGAAGAGAACGGCGTACAGACAAGCATTCACTACCCCGTGGCACCTCACCAACAGACATGTTATAGCGAATGGAAACATCTGCAACTGCCCGTCACAGAACGCATTCATCGGGAAGAACTGTCACTCCCCTGCCATCCTGCCATGACCGACGAGGAGGCAGCCACTGTTATCCGCATATTAAACACATTCAAATAA
- a CDS encoding GNAT family N-acetyltransferase, whose protein sequence is MFEIKRYSPEQQEAWDRYVASSKNATFLFYRRYMDYHAERFHDHSLMFFVGSRLHSILPAHEEGTSFCSHLGLTYGGLLMNQEVTTSGVLTLFTELNDYLRKQGFTQVVYRTIPWIFHRLPAEEDLYAIFWKCGARLKRRMAGTVIFMQENLPWRKDHRRRLNDAHEARLQVVRNGSMAEFWEILEENLKQRFDASPVHTLQEMELLKSRFPDKIIQYNAYQDDVIVGGITFYVMGNVLHGQYSATNDIGKRTGAMEAIYEQVMYHDFKDFQYLDFGTSNEDGGKILNEGLISHKEGYGGRTVTYDTYEWTL, encoded by the coding sequence ATGTTCGAGATAAAACGATATTCACCTGAGCAGCAAGAAGCATGGGACCGATATGTAGCCTCGTCAAAAAACGCTACATTCCTGTTCTATCGCCGCTATATGGATTATCATGCTGAACGATTTCACGACCATTCACTGATGTTTTTCGTTGGCAGCCGACTACACTCCATTCTCCCTGCTCACGAGGAAGGCACCTCTTTTTGTTCACACCTCGGACTCACGTATGGCGGACTGCTGATGAATCAAGAAGTGACGACGAGCGGAGTGCTGACACTCTTTACCGAACTGAACGATTATCTGCGCAAACAGGGATTCACACAAGTGGTTTACCGCACCATACCCTGGATATTCCACCGCCTACCTGCAGAGGAAGACCTGTATGCCATTTTCTGGAAATGTGGTGCCCGTCTGAAACGGCGAATGGCAGGAACGGTGATATTCATGCAAGAGAACCTTCCCTGGCGAAAGGACCATCGTCGCAGACTGAATGATGCCCATGAAGCTCGCCTGCAAGTGGTGCGCAACGGAAGCATGGCTGAGTTTTGGGAAATCTTGGAGGAGAATCTTAAACAGCGGTTCGATGCCAGCCCTGTGCACACTTTACAGGAGATGGAACTGCTCAAGTCGCGCTTCCCGGATAAAATCATTCAGTATAATGCCTATCAAGACGACGTTATTGTCGGTGGCATCACCTTCTATGTCATGGGCAACGTCTTGCACGGTCAGTACAGTGCTACCAATGACATCGGGAAACGCACCGGTGCGATGGAAGCCATCTACGAACAAGTGATGTATCACGATTTCAAGGATTTCCAATATCTCGATTTCGGAACATCCAACGAAGACGGCGGAAAAATTCTCAACGAAGGGCTCATCAGTCATAAGGAGGGATATGGCGGGAGAACTGTTACGTACGACACTTACGAATGGACACTATGA
- a CDS encoding FdtA/QdtA family cupin domain-containing protein: MIGKLIELPKITDPRGNLTVAEGALHIPFDIKRAYWVYDVPGGESRGGHAHRQCRELLVPVGGAFHVTLDNGRERETHLLNHPWQGLLIETGIWRTLEDFSSGAVCLVLASEPFEESDYIYDYDDFLKYVGCSR; the protein is encoded by the coding sequence ATGATAGGCAAACTCATTGAACTTCCAAAGATTACGGACCCGCGCGGCAATCTGACCGTCGCTGAAGGTGCACTGCATATCCCGTTCGACATCAAACGGGCATATTGGGTGTATGACGTTCCCGGCGGTGAGAGTCGTGGGGGGCACGCTCACCGGCAGTGCAGGGAATTGTTGGTGCCGGTCGGTGGGGCTTTTCACGTCACGCTGGACAACGGAAGGGAAAGGGAGACGCACCTCTTGAACCACCCGTGGCAAGGATTGCTAATCGAAACGGGCATCTGGCGGACGTTGGAGGATTTCTCGAGCGGTGCTGTGTGTTTAGTGCTCGCCTCAGAACCATTTGAGGAAAGTGATTACATTTATGATTACGATGACTTCTTGAAATACGTCGGATGTTCGAGATAA
- a CDS encoding dTDP-glucose 4,6-dehydratase has product MKTIVITGGAGFIGSHVVRLFVNKYPEYHIINLDSLTYAGNLANLKDIEDKPNYEFVKMDICDFDTFYQLMQDKKVDGIIHLAAESHVDRSIKDPFTFAKTNVMGTLSLLQAAKLYWESLPEKYEGKRFYHISTDEVYGALELTHPEGIEPPFTTKASSSEHHLAYGDQFFLETTKYNPHSPYSAAKASSDHFVRAYHDTYGMPVIVTNCSNNYGPYQFPEKLIPLFINNIRHRKPLPVYGKGENVRDWLFVEDHARAIDLIFHKGKIAETYNIGGFNEWKNIDIIHVLINTVDRLLGRKEGEDMDLITFVTDRAGHDLRYAIDSSKLQRELGWEPSLQFEEGIEKTVRWYLDNQEWLDNVTSGDYQKYYENMYKDR; this is encoded by the coding sequence ATGAAAACAATCGTCATCACCGGCGGAGCCGGCTTTATTGGAAGCCATGTCGTTCGCCTTTTCGTGAACAAGTATCCCGAGTATCACATCATCAACCTCGACAGTCTGACTTATGCGGGCAACCTTGCCAACCTGAAAGACATTGAGGACAAGCCCAATTACGAGTTTGTAAAGATGGACATCTGCGACTTCGACACCTTCTACCAGCTCATGCAGGACAAGAAGGTGGACGGCATCATACACCTTGCTGCCGAGAGCCACGTTGACCGCAGCATCAAAGACCCGTTCACGTTTGCAAAGACCAACGTCATGGGTACGCTCTCGCTCCTTCAGGCAGCCAAACTCTATTGGGAGTCACTGCCCGAGAAGTATGAAGGCAAGCGCTTCTACCACATCTCTACCGACGAGGTGTACGGCGCTCTGGAACTGACACACCCCGAGGGCATCGAGCCGCCGTTCACGACGAAAGCATCGTCGAGCGAGCACCATCTGGCGTACGGCGACCAGTTCTTCCTGGAAACGACCAAGTATAATCCGCATTCACCCTATTCAGCAGCCAAAGCATCGAGCGACCACTTCGTGCGTGCCTATCACGACACCTACGGAATGCCTGTCATCGTGACCAACTGCTCGAACAACTATGGTCCTTACCAGTTCCCGGAAAAACTGATTCCACTCTTCATCAACAACATCCGCCATCGCAAGCCACTGCCTGTATATGGCAAGGGAGAGAATGTGCGCGACTGGCTGTTCGTTGAAGACCACGCCCGTGCCATTGATCTCATCTTCCACAAAGGCAAGATTGCCGAGACCTATAACATCGGCGGTTTCAACGAATGGAAGAACATCGACATCATCCATGTGCTCATCAACACAGTTGACCGCCTGCTCGGACGCAAAGAGGGCGAGGACATGGACCTCATCACCTTCGTCACCGACCGCGCCGGACACGACCTGCGCTATGCGATAGACTCGTCGAAACTGCAGCGTGAACTCGGATGGGAACCGTCACTGCAATTCGAGGAGGGCATCGAAAAGACCGTGCGCTGGTATCTGGACAACCAGGAATGGCTTGACAACGTGACGAGCGGTGACTATCAGAAGTATTACGAAAACATGTATAAGGACAGATAA
- a CDS encoding metallophosphoesterase — MKRIGIISDTHSFWDEKYLHYFEPCDEIWHAGDICSTELIERFQAFRPVRAVCGNCDGGDLRRMFPEILRWKCEDVDVLMKHIGGYPGRYDPSVRQQLYERPPQLFISGHSHILKVQYDKTLNLLHINPGAAGIQGWQKERTLIRLTIEGNKFTDCEVITLG; from the coding sequence ATGAAACGCATCGGCATCATCAGCGACACACACTCGTTCTGGGATGAGAAATACCTGCACTATTTCGAACCCTGCGACGAGATATGGCACGCCGGAGATATCTGTTCCACCGAACTCATTGAGCGGTTCCAGGCATTCCGACCCGTGCGAGCCGTGTGTGGCAACTGCGACGGTGGCGACCTGAGACGCATGTTCCCGGAGATTCTCCGGTGGAAATGCGAGGACGTGGATGTGCTCATGAAACACATCGGAGGCTATCCGGGACGCTACGACCCGTCTGTCCGCCAGCAACTGTACGAACGACCGCCACAACTCTTCATCAGCGGACACTCGCACATACTGAAAGTGCAGTACGACAAAACGCTCAACCTCCTCCACATCAATCCCGGAGCCGCAGGCATTCAGGGATGGCAGAAAGAGAGAACACTGATAAGATTGACCATCGAAGGCAATAAATTCACTGATTGTGAAGTTATTACATTAGGATAG
- a CDS encoding AAA family ATPase has protein sequence MDDKKIIINIGRQLGSGGLAIARILAERLDCKFYDKEILNLAAKESGFSEKFFEQNDENKGFLRSLFHLRAPYIGSGGSNYYTNNFSQESLFKFQSNAIRKAAEEGSCIFVGRAADYILRDYANAVNVFITADLDERINCIAERHQCSREKAQKIIKDKESQRASFYNFYTGKRWGSSESYDLCINSSLLGLEGTADYIMDFALKTINRK, from the coding sequence ATGGACGACAAGAAAATAATCATCAACATCGGACGACAACTCGGTAGCGGCGGACTTGCCATTGCCCGCATACTGGCAGAACGGCTGGACTGCAAGTTCTACGACAAAGAGATTCTCAATCTCGCAGCAAAGGAGAGTGGATTCAGCGAGAAATTCTTTGAGCAAAATGACGAAAACAAAGGATTCCTCCGCTCCCTGTTCCATCTCCGCGCGCCATATATCGGAAGCGGAGGCAGCAATTACTATACCAACAACTTCTCGCAAGAGAGCCTGTTCAAATTCCAGAGCAATGCCATCCGGAAGGCGGCAGAAGAAGGAAGTTGCATCTTTGTGGGACGTGCCGCCGACTATATCCTGCGCGACTATGCGAACGCAGTCAATGTCTTTATCACCGCCGACCTCGACGAGCGCATCAACTGCATCGCCGAACGCCATCAGTGCAGCAGGGAAAAGGCACAGAAAATCATCAAAGACAAGGAAAGTCAGCGGGCATCGTTCTATAATTTCTATACCGGAAAGCGATGGGGCTCGTCAGAGAGTTACGACCTCTGCATCAACTCGTCGCTGCTCGGACTGGAAGGCACTGCCGACTATATCATGGATTTCGCCCTAAAAACCATCAACAGGAAATGA